A part of Solicola gregarius genomic DNA contains:
- a CDS encoding mycothiol transferase yields the protein MTQESPPWEPPIAGSESEHLAAAVDRMRWTFRWKADGLDATGLRARIGASALTLGGLLKHLALIEDHYFGAKLHGEPLGAPWHEVDWDADPDWEFTSAADDSPDYLYALWDDAVARSRTRLASALASGGPDTPVELGWPDGRRPNLRRVLCDLIEEYGRHTGHADLIREAVDGRVGEDPPTDWRP from the coding sequence ATGACGCAGGAATCACCACCATGGGAGCCGCCGATCGCCGGCTCCGAGAGCGAGCACCTCGCCGCGGCAGTCGACCGGATGCGCTGGACGTTCCGCTGGAAGGCCGATGGGCTCGACGCGACCGGGCTGCGGGCTCGCATCGGCGCCTCGGCGCTGACGCTCGGCGGGCTACTCAAGCATCTCGCACTGATCGAGGATCACTACTTCGGCGCGAAACTGCACGGAGAACCCCTCGGCGCACCGTGGCACGAGGTGGACTGGGACGCCGACCCCGACTGGGAGTTCACGTCCGCCGCCGACGACTCCCCCGATTACCTCTACGCGCTGTGGGACGACGCCGTCGCGCGCTCTCGTACGCGCCTCGCCTCTGCGTTGGCTAGCGGCGGACCCGACACACCGGTCGAGCTCGGCTGGCCGGACGGACGCCGCCCGAACCTGCGTCGGGTGCTGTGCGACCTGATCGAGGAGTACGGGCGCCACACCGGGCACGCCGACCTGATCCGCGAGGCGGTCGACGGGCGGGTCGGAGAGGACCCGCCCACAGACTGGCGCCCATAA
- a CDS encoding zinc-binding dehydrogenase: MRAVVAERPDGPNGLALREVPRPEPRPGWALVKVEAFGLNRSEYKTLKGYAGTAVSFPRILGIEMVGVVADVYGDEPAVPPGTTVAALMGDMGRAFDGGYAEYVLVPEHQLIALDTTLPWDVLGALPETFVTAAGSLEHLGLRAGETLLLRGATSSVGLACLGLARAAGVRVIATTRSERKAQQLTERGAAGIVLEGDGFTERTRAALPDGGADAAVDLIGGSAVLETLRLLRPGATACNSGSLSDTWVIPDFEPIAMIPSGRKLTVFHSNDVHDARVSGPLLRAVVDQVERGEVAPNIDTVYTLEQTIDAHRRMAANEATGKLVVLPHASA; this comes from the coding sequence ATGCGGGCAGTTGTGGCGGAACGACCGGACGGACCCAACGGACTCGCCCTGCGCGAAGTCCCGCGTCCTGAGCCTCGCCCGGGCTGGGCGCTGGTCAAGGTCGAGGCGTTCGGACTCAACCGGTCGGAATACAAGACGCTCAAGGGCTACGCAGGTACTGCAGTGTCCTTCCCGCGAATTCTCGGGATCGAGATGGTGGGCGTCGTGGCGGACGTCTACGGGGACGAGCCCGCCGTGCCGCCGGGAACGACCGTCGCGGCGCTGATGGGCGACATGGGTCGCGCGTTCGACGGCGGCTACGCCGAGTACGTACTCGTGCCCGAGCACCAGTTGATCGCTCTCGACACGACCCTGCCCTGGGATGTGCTCGGCGCGCTGCCAGAGACGTTCGTGACCGCTGCCGGCTCTCTCGAGCACCTCGGCCTGCGGGCGGGCGAGACGCTTCTGCTCCGTGGCGCTACGTCCTCGGTCGGTCTCGCCTGCCTCGGGCTCGCCCGTGCCGCCGGCGTACGCGTGATCGCGACGACGCGCAGCGAGCGGAAGGCTCAGCAGCTGACCGAGCGCGGCGCAGCAGGCATCGTGCTCGAGGGCGACGGCTTTACCGAGCGTACCCGTGCCGCGCTGCCCGACGGCGGCGCCGACGCCGCCGTCGACCTGATCGGCGGTTCTGCGGTGCTCGAGACGCTGCGTCTGCTGCGTCCTGGCGCAACGGCCTGCAACTCCGGCTCGCTCTCGGACACCTGGGTGATCCCGGACTTCGAGCCGATCGCGATGATCCCGTCCGGGCGGAAGCTGACGGTGTTCCATTCCAACGACGTGCACGACGCGCGAGTCAGCGGCCCGCTGTTGCGCGCCGTCGTTGACCAGGTCGAGCGTGGCGAGGTGGCACCGAACATCGACACGGTGTACACCCTCGAGCAGACCATCGACGCGCACCGACGGATGGCGGCCAACGAAGCGACCGGAAAGCTCGTCGTGCTGCCGCACGCCTCCGCGTAG